A genome region from Hordeum vulgare subsp. vulgare chloroplast, complete genome includes the following:
- the rps14 gene encoding ribosomal protein S14: MAKKSLIQREKKRQKLEQKYHLIRQSLKKKIRSKVSPLSLSEKTKMREKLQSLPRNSAPTRLHRRCFLTGRPRANYRHFGLSGHVLREMVYECLLPGATRSSW, from the coding sequence ATGGCAAAAAAGAGTTTGATTCAGAGGGAGAAGAAGCGGCAGAAATTAGAACAGAAATATCATTTGATTCGTCAATCTTTAAAAAAAAAGATAAGAAGCAAAGTTTCTCCCTTGAGTTTGAGTGAAAAAACGAAAATGCGAGAAAAATTGCAATCCCTACCGCGTAATAGTGCACCTACACGCCTTCATCGACGTTGTTTTTTGACCGGAAGACCTAGAGCTAACTATCGACATTTTGGGCTATCCGGACACGTACTTCGAGAAATGGTTTATGAATGTTTATTACCGGGTGCAACAAGATCCAGTTGGTAA